Proteins from one Mercurialis annua linkage group LG7, ddMerAnnu1.2, whole genome shotgun sequence genomic window:
- the LOC126655663 gene encoding photosystem II reaction center PSB28 protein, chloroplastic, with translation MATLQSLALASPVSHYLHQPCSFPGSVTCAVHRSSTRSSFNGQSLRLPHPQLSSIRKKTSRLITMMTKPSIQFILGTDEQTVPDIKLTKSKDGTNGMAIFVFEEPSVFDSSGELGDITGLFMIDEEGVLQSVDVSAKFVNGKPARIEAKYIMRTPRDWDRFMRFMERYANANGLQFVKS, from the exons ATGGCAACTCTGCAATCTCTTGCATTAGCCTCTCCTGTTTCACATTACTTGCACCAACCATGTTCTTTCCCAG GCTCAGTTACATGTGCTGTCCATCGTAGTAGTACACGATCCTCGTTTAATGGCCAATCTTTGCGCCTGCCTCATCCGCAGTTGAGTTCGATTAGGAAGAAAACCTCGAGACTTATTACAATGATGACCAAACCATCAATTCAATTCATCCTAGGGACTGATGAACAGACGGTACCGGACATAAAGCTAACCAAGTCAAAGGATGGGACGAATGGTATGGCCATTTTTGTCTTCGAAGAGCCTTCTGTTTTTGACTCTTCTGGTGAACTCGGCGATATAACTGGTTTGTTCATGATTGACGAAGAAGGTGTTCTCCAATCAGTTGATGTTAGTGCTAAATTTGTTAATGGAAAGCCAGCCAGAATTGAGGCAAAGTATATCATGCGTACTCCACGAGATTGGGACAGATTCATGAGGTTCATGGAGCGATATGCTAATGCAAATGGCTTACAATTCGTCAAAAGTTGA